A region from the Achromobacter seleniivolatilans genome encodes:
- a CDS encoding helix-turn-helix domain-containing protein, whose protein sequence is MPVLQRIPPTPAPSKDALGCAASKLDVNQEFEGGGLTFYRKSTGNEQFGNVSTPASDRGFLVGVALRGGHRRRILHGNHASTHDFDNGSIYIRDFTEDYRADLQGGFDFLLVEMSRAFIERVNDEKGGPRVSSLLPMNGQSDPVLGALAQVMTQVLDRPAETSSLFVDHVSLAIGTHLLSEYGAGATAGWGDTGGGRVLSRKLEVRAKDMLLAAMRDDSSIADIAEACNLSRSYFIKAFRQTVGTTPHRWLLEQRVQKAKEHLRVPGRSITEIALQCGFADQAHMTRVFASVVGVSPGAWRREHGI, encoded by the coding sequence ATGCCTGTACTTCAACGAATTCCCCCCACGCCTGCGCCATCGAAAGACGCGCTGGGCTGCGCCGCCAGCAAGCTGGACGTGAATCAGGAGTTCGAAGGCGGAGGCCTGACCTTTTATCGCAAAAGTACCGGCAACGAGCAGTTTGGCAATGTGTCCACGCCTGCATCGGACAGGGGTTTTTTGGTCGGCGTGGCATTGCGCGGAGGACACCGGCGCCGCATCCTGCACGGCAACCACGCGTCGACGCACGATTTTGACAACGGATCGATCTACATCCGCGATTTCACCGAAGACTACCGGGCTGATCTGCAAGGCGGTTTTGATTTTTTGCTGGTTGAGATGTCGCGCGCGTTCATCGAACGCGTGAACGATGAAAAAGGCGGCCCGCGGGTCAGCAGCCTGCTTCCAATGAACGGACAAAGCGATCCCGTGCTTGGGGCTTTGGCGCAGGTGATGACCCAGGTGCTGGACCGGCCCGCAGAAACCAGCAGTTTGTTCGTGGACCATGTCAGCCTGGCCATAGGCACGCATCTGTTGTCGGAGTACGGCGCAGGCGCCACGGCTGGCTGGGGCGATACCGGCGGCGGGCGCGTGTTGTCGCGCAAGCTGGAGGTGCGGGCCAAGGATATGCTGCTGGCCGCCATGCGCGATGACAGCTCCATTGCCGATATTGCCGAGGCCTGCAATCTGTCGCGCAGCTATTTCATCAAGGCTTTCCGGCAGACCGTGGGTACGACGCCTCATCGCTGGCTGCTGGAACAGCGGGTGCAAAAAGCCAAAGAGCATTTGCGGGTGCCGGGCAGGTCCATCACGGAGATCGCGCTGCAATGCGGGTTTGCCGATCAGGCCCATATGACGCGGGTGTTCGCCAGTGTGGTCGGCGTGTCGCCAGGCGCATGGCGCCGCGAACACGGCATTTGA
- a CDS encoding Bug family tripartite tricarboxylate transporter substrate binding protein: MNVSKRQFLGGAAALCLSPLVPAWAQQTNAAGAANWPTRPVRIIVPYPPGGSSDIIARILAPRLADALKQTVVVENKPGANGNLGAGLVVQAAAEGHTVLLCDVGALAISPSVYTKLSFDPSKDLRSVGMLAYSPHVLAVHPDVPAKTLPELVALSKKQRLNFAVTAIGSAPHLAAVAVQQATGAQWEYVPYKGGSQAVTDTIGGQTQVIMNGLLATLPHIKAGKLRPIAISKGERMQLVPDIPTISEQGVAGFESGTWQGVMAPITTTDPVAEKLAMLMAQIVNQPDVKAQLNEQGAEIVTRNPAELAKFFASERARWAKVVQSADIRLD, translated from the coding sequence ATGAACGTTAGCAAGAGACAGTTCCTGGGCGGCGCCGCGGCGCTTTGCCTGTCGCCGTTGGTGCCCGCCTGGGCGCAACAAACCAATGCAGCTGGCGCGGCCAATTGGCCCACGCGCCCCGTGCGCATCATCGTGCCGTATCCGCCCGGAGGCTCGTCAGACATCATTGCGCGCATCCTGGCGCCGCGCTTGGCCGACGCCTTGAAGCAGACCGTTGTGGTTGAGAACAAGCCGGGTGCCAACGGCAACCTGGGCGCGGGCCTGGTGGTGCAGGCGGCGGCCGAAGGCCACACCGTGCTGTTGTGCGATGTGGGCGCGCTGGCGATCAGCCCGTCTGTGTACACCAAACTATCGTTCGATCCATCCAAGGATTTGCGCTCGGTGGGCATGCTGGCCTATTCGCCGCACGTGTTGGCGGTGCATCCCGACGTGCCGGCCAAGACCTTGCCGGAATTGGTGGCGCTGTCCAAAAAGCAGCGTCTGAACTTTGCCGTGACGGCAATCGGCAGCGCGCCGCATCTGGCGGCGGTGGCGGTGCAGCAGGCGACCGGCGCGCAGTGGGAATACGTGCCGTACAAGGGCGGCTCGCAGGCGGTGACGGATACCATCGGCGGACAGACGCAGGTCATCATGAATGGTCTGTTGGCGACGTTGCCGCATATCAAGGCCGGCAAGCTGCGGCCCATTGCGATTTCCAAGGGCGAACGCATGCAGCTGGTGCCGGATATTCCGACCATATCCGAACAGGGCGTTGCAGGTTTCGAATCGGGCACGTGGCAGGGTGTGATGGCGCCAATTACAACGACCGATCCGGTTGCCGAGAAGTTGGCCATGCTGATGGCGCAGATCGTCAATCAGCCGGACGTGAAGGCGCAATTGAACGAGCAGGGCGCGGAAATCGTCACGCGCAATCCCGCTGAACTGGCCAAGTTCTTCGCCAGCGAACGCGCGCGCTGGGCCAAGGTCGTGCAAAGTGCAGACATCCGCCTGGATTGA
- a CDS encoding SMP-30/gluconolactonase/LRE family protein, whose protein sequence is MENAPLAQPGRRRLLGAALALGPASLVQAQSSGFTPQQRYPDPSVRILDPEFSKYRIYSSSVEQLATGFRWLEGPVWVGDGRYLLVSDIPNDRILRWDETTGQISEFRKPANFSNGLARDRQGRLLACEHLTRRVTRTEYDGSITVLADRFDGKRFNSPNDIICQRNGAIWFTDPPFGIGGHWEGDKATPELPHGVYRIDPADGRVTRALEDLAGPNGLCFSPDEKVLYVVESRHQPNRVVWAYDVGADGSLSGKRVHIDAQGPGAIDGIKCDEDGNLWCGWGSNGSPNAKSEELDGVMVFNPAGKPIGHIRLPERCANLCFGGAKRNRLFMASSHSLYALYVETRGAA, encoded by the coding sequence ATGGAAAATGCCCCCCTGGCCCAACCCGGCCGGCGACGGCTGCTGGGCGCCGCCTTGGCGCTGGGTCCTGCCAGCCTTGTGCAGGCGCAGTCGTCAGGCTTCACCCCGCAGCAACGCTATCCGGACCCGTCCGTGCGCATCCTGGACCCGGAGTTTTCCAAGTATCGGATCTACAGCAGCAGCGTCGAGCAGTTGGCGACGGGATTCCGGTGGCTGGAAGGGCCGGTCTGGGTGGGGGATGGACGCTACCTGCTGGTGTCTGACATTCCCAATGACCGCATCCTGCGCTGGGACGAAACCACGGGCCAGATCAGCGAGTTTCGCAAGCCCGCCAATTTCAGCAACGGCCTGGCGCGAGACCGGCAAGGCCGGCTGCTTGCCTGCGAGCATCTGACGCGGCGCGTCACGCGCACGGAGTATGACGGGTCCATCACCGTGCTGGCGGATCGTTTTGATGGCAAGCGCTTCAACTCACCCAACGACATCATCTGCCAGCGCAACGGCGCCATTTGGTTTACCGATCCGCCATTCGGCATCGGCGGCCACTGGGAGGGCGACAAGGCCACGCCGGAACTGCCGCATGGCGTCTACCGCATCGACCCGGCCGATGGCCGTGTGACGCGGGCGCTGGAAGATTTGGCCGGACCCAACGGCCTGTGTTTTTCGCCAGATGAAAAAGTGTTGTACGTCGTGGAGTCACGGCATCAGCCGAATCGCGTGGTCTGGGCCTATGACGTGGGCGCGGATGGCAGCTTGAGTGGCAAGCGGGTTCACATCGACGCGCAAGGGCCTGGCGCCATTGACGGCATCAAGTGCGACGAAGACGGCAATCTGTGGTGCGGCTGGGGTAGCAACGGCTCGCCCAACGCCAAATCCGAAGAGCTGGACGGCGTCATGGTGTTCAACCCCGCGGGCAAACCTATCGGCCATATCCGGCTGCCCGAACGCTGCGCCAATCTGTGCTTTGGCGGCGCCAAGCGCAACCGCCTCTTCATGGCCAGCAGTCATTCCCTGTATGCCTTGTATGTCGAAACGCGGGGCGCCGCGTAA
- the garD gene encoding galactarate dehydratase, which translates to MQVAADQAPVLIKIHPQDNVAIVANEGGLPAGTVLPDGLQLVDAVPQGHKVALTDLAEGAPVLRYNVVIGFAAKDLPRGSWINERVTTMPAARTLQDLPVGTRIAPLPPLEGYTFEGFRNADGTVGTRNILAISTTVQCVQGVVEHAVARIRQELLPRYPNVDDVVGIEHTYGCGVAIDAPGAAIPIRTLHNIARNPNFGGTSMVVSLGCEKLQPERLLAPNAIPIRAGEGMGADGNGVDTIVLQDEENIGFQSMIDLIMRTAERHLQKLDARRRETCPVSELTVGVQCGGSDAFSGVTANPAVGFATDLLVRAGGTVMFSENTEVRDGIDQLTARAATPEVADALVREMAWYDEYLQRGMADRSANTSPGNKKGGLSNIVEKAMGSIVKSGSSPIHGVLSPGDRLTQKGLIFAATPASDFICGTLQLAAGMNLHIFTTGRGTPYGLAQVPVIKVATRDSLARRWHDLMDVNAGRIATGQASIEDVGWELFRLMLDVASGRTQTCAEKLKLHNALALFNPGPVT; encoded by the coding sequence ATGCAGGTTGCGGCAGACCAAGCGCCCGTGCTTATCAAGATTCACCCGCAAGACAATGTGGCGATCGTGGCTAACGAAGGCGGCTTGCCTGCGGGCACCGTGCTGCCCGACGGGTTGCAATTGGTGGATGCCGTGCCGCAAGGCCACAAAGTGGCGTTGACGGACCTTGCCGAAGGCGCGCCCGTGCTGCGCTACAACGTGGTGATCGGATTTGCCGCTAAAGACCTGCCGCGTGGCAGCTGGATCAATGAGCGTGTCACCACGATGCCTGCGGCGCGCACCTTGCAGGACTTGCCCGTAGGCACGCGCATCGCGCCGTTGCCGCCGCTGGAAGGCTATACGTTTGAAGGTTTCCGCAACGCCGATGGCACCGTAGGCACGCGCAATATCCTGGCTATCAGCACCACGGTGCAATGCGTGCAAGGCGTGGTCGAACATGCCGTGGCGCGTATACGCCAGGAATTGCTGCCGCGTTATCCCAATGTTGATGATGTGGTGGGCATTGAGCACACCTACGGTTGCGGTGTGGCCATTGACGCGCCCGGTGCGGCAATCCCGATCCGCACTTTGCACAACATTGCGCGCAACCCGAACTTCGGCGGCACGTCGATGGTGGTCAGCCTGGGTTGCGAAAAGCTGCAACCGGAGCGCCTGTTGGCGCCCAACGCCATTCCCATCCGCGCGGGCGAAGGCATGGGCGCCGATGGCAATGGCGTAGACACGATTGTGTTGCAGGATGAAGAGAACATCGGTTTCCAATCGATGATCGACCTGATCATGCGCACGGCCGAACGCCACTTGCAGAAGCTCGATGCCCGCCGCCGCGAGACCTGTCCAGTATCTGAGCTGACGGTGGGAGTGCAATGCGGCGGCAGCGATGCGTTTTCCGGTGTGACGGCCAACCCCGCCGTGGGTTTTGCGACAGACTTGCTGGTGCGCGCGGGCGGTACGGTGATGTTCTCGGAGAACACCGAAGTGCGCGATGGTATTGACCAGTTGACCGCACGCGCCGCCACGCCCGAAGTGGCAGATGCGCTGGTGCGCGAGATGGCCTGGTACGACGAATACCTGCAACGCGGCATGGCTGATCGCAGCGCCAATACCAGTCCTGGCAACAAGAAGGGCGGTTTGTCGAACATTGTTGAAAAAGCGATGGGCTCGATCGTGAAATCGGGCTCGTCGCCCATCCACGGCGTGCTGTCACCGGGTGACCGCCTGACGCAAAAGGGCCTGATTTTTGCCGCTACGCCGGCAAGCGACTTTATCTGCGGCACGCTGCAATTGGCGGCGGGCATGAATCTGCACATCTTCACCACCGGCCGCGGCACGCCCTATGGTCTGGCTCAGGTGCCGGTGATCAAGGTTGCCACGCGCGATAGTCTGGCCCGCCGCTGGCACGATCTGATGGACGTGAATGCTGGCCGTATTGCCACGGGCCAGGCGTCGATCGAAGACGTGGGCTGGGAACTGTTTCGTTTGATGCTGGATGTGGCCAGCGGCCGCACCCAGACCTGTGCGGAAAAACTCAAGCTGCACAACGCCTTGGCGCTGTTCAACCCGGGTCCCGTGACCTGA
- the kdgD gene encoding 5-dehydro-4-deoxyglucarate dehydratase — MTTPQELKEIVSEGLLSFPVTDFDQNGDFNAKTYAARLEWLAPYGATALFAAGGTGEFFSLAPEEYSDVIRTAVQTCAGKVPILAGAGGPTRTAIAYAQEAERQGAKGILLLPHYLTEASQDGIAAHVEQVCKSVKIGVIVYNRAQSRLSADSLARLAERCPNLVGFKDGIGDIEAMVSIRRKLGDRFSYLGGLPTAEVYAAAYRALGVPVYSSAVFNFVPKTAMDFYRAIAAGDHDTTNRLLDDFFLPYLEIRNRKAGYAVSIVKAGAKLVGHDAGPVRAPLTDLTGEELEMLNALIKKLGPQ; from the coding sequence ATGACGACCCCGCAGGAACTCAAGGAAATTGTTTCGGAAGGCTTGCTGTCCTTCCCCGTTACCGATTTCGACCAGAACGGCGATTTCAACGCCAAGACCTATGCGGCCCGCCTGGAATGGCTGGCCCCGTACGGCGCCACCGCGCTGTTCGCCGCTGGCGGCACGGGTGAGTTCTTCTCCCTGGCTCCCGAGGAATACTCGGACGTCATCCGCACCGCCGTGCAAACCTGCGCTGGCAAGGTGCCGATTCTGGCTGGCGCCGGTGGCCCCACCCGCACCGCCATCGCGTATGCACAAGAAGCCGAACGCCAAGGCGCCAAGGGCATCCTGCTGCTGCCGCACTACCTGACCGAAGCCTCGCAAGACGGCATCGCCGCTCACGTCGAACAAGTCTGCAAGTCGGTCAAGATCGGCGTCATCGTCTACAACCGCGCTCAATCGCGTTTGTCGGCCGACAGCCTGGCCCGTCTGGCCGAACGCTGCCCCAACCTGGTCGGCTTCAAAGACGGCATCGGCGATATCGAAGCCATGGTCAGCATCCGCCGCAAGCTGGGCGACCGCTTCTCGTACCTGGGCGGCCTGCCCACGGCAGAAGTCTACGCAGCCGCCTACCGCGCGCTGGGCGTGCCGGTGTATTCGTCGGCCGTGTTCAACTTTGTGCCGAAGACCGCCATGGACTTCTACCGCGCCATTGCCGCGGGCGATCACGACACGACCAACCGTCTGCTGGACGATTTCTTCCTGCCCTACCTGGAAATCCGCAACCGCAAGGCCGGTTACGCCGTCAGCATCGTCAAGGCCGGCGCCAAGCTGGTCGGCCACGACGCAGGCCCCGTCCGCGCCCCGCTGACTGACCTGACCGGCGAAGAGCTGGAAATGCTGAACGCACTGATCAAAAAGCTCGGCCCCCAATAA
- a CDS encoding aldehyde dehydrogenase (NADP(+)): MTLTGQMLIGATAVLGAGAAQHAINPATGERLEPGFPAGSSDDVARAAELARAAFDPYRALPLETRAQFLESIAEGILALGDALIERTHLETGLPLARLQGERGRTVGQLRLFARVVRDGYFLDATIDPAQPERQPLPRADLRLANVPLGPVAVFGASNFPLAFSVAGGDTASALAAGCPVIVKAHNAHPGASEMVGRVIQAAVAKHGLPEGTFSLLFGAGSEIGTALATHPAITAVGFTGSRRGGLALFAAANARPVPIPVYAEMSSINPVFLMPAALEARAEAIAKGFVDSLAMGVGQFCTNPGLVIGVEGPALERFRQAAAQAVQAKGAATMLTPGIFSAYQDGADALAKHASVATLGRGEASQPAANAAGAVVFGTQADRFLASHELEAEVFGPASLVVACKDVEQMKTVAEHLEGQLTATLFVDEGDVAQAQTLLPVLERKAGRILANGYPTGVEVSHAMVHGGPFPATSNAASTSVGATAIRRFLRPVCYQDLPDALLPDSIKRGNPLELMRMVDGAMKTA, encoded by the coding sequence ATGACTTTGACTGGCCAAATGCTAATCGGCGCGACTGCCGTACTGGGAGCTGGCGCTGCCCAGCACGCGATCAACCCCGCCACCGGCGAACGCCTGGAGCCCGGCTTTCCCGCAGGCTCGTCCGATGACGTTGCACGTGCGGCCGAATTGGCTCGCGCGGCATTCGACCCCTACCGCGCCCTGCCCTTGGAAACCCGCGCACAGTTCCTGGAGAGCATTGCCGAAGGCATTCTGGCTCTGGGCGACGCGCTGATTGAACGCACGCATTTGGAAACCGGCTTGCCGCTGGCCCGCCTGCAAGGCGAACGCGGCCGCACCGTTGGCCAGCTGCGCCTGTTTGCCCGCGTGGTGCGCGATGGCTACTTCCTGGACGCCACGATCGACCCCGCCCAGCCCGAACGTCAGCCCCTGCCACGCGCCGACCTGCGCCTGGCCAACGTGCCGCTCGGCCCTGTCGCCGTCTTTGGCGCCAGCAACTTCCCGTTGGCATTCTCGGTTGCTGGCGGCGACACGGCGTCCGCGCTGGCGGCTGGCTGCCCTGTGATCGTCAAGGCACACAACGCCCACCCCGGCGCTTCTGAAATGGTTGGCCGCGTAATCCAGGCTGCCGTCGCCAAACATGGCTTGCCCGAAGGCACGTTCTCTCTGCTGTTCGGCGCTGGCAGCGAAATCGGCACGGCGCTCGCAACGCACCCCGCCATCACTGCCGTTGGCTTCACGGGTTCCCGCCGCGGCGGTCTGGCCCTGTTTGCTGCCGCAAATGCGCGCCCGGTGCCGATCCCCGTCTACGCCGAGATGTCCAGCATCAACCCTGTGTTCCTGATGCCCGCCGCGTTGGAAGCGCGTGCCGAAGCCATCGCCAAGGGCTTTGTGGACTCGCTGGCGATGGGCGTGGGCCAGTTCTGCACCAACCCTGGCCTGGTCATCGGCGTCGAAGGCCCCGCGCTGGAACGTTTCCGTCAAGCCGCCGCACAAGCCGTGCAGGCCAAGGGCGCAGCCACCATGCTGACCCCAGGCATCTTCTCGGCCTACCAGGACGGCGCCGACGCACTGGCCAAACACGCCAGCGTCGCCACCCTGGGCCGTGGCGAAGCCTCGCAACCGGCTGCCAATGCGGCGGGCGCAGTCGTGTTCGGCACACAGGCAGACCGCTTCCTGGCATCGCACGAACTTGAAGCCGAGGTCTTCGGCCCGGCATCGCTGGTTGTTGCGTGCAAAGACGTAGAACAGATGAAAACCGTGGCCGAACACCTGGAAGGCCAACTGACCGCGACGCTGTTCGTCGACGAAGGCGACGTGGCACAGGCGCAGACCCTGTTGCCCGTGCTGGAGCGCAAGGCTGGCCGCATTCTGGCCAATGGCTACCCCACCGGCGTGGAAGTCAGCCACGCCATGGTGCACGGCGGCCCGTTCCCCGCAACCTCGAACGCAGCCTCCACGTCCGTAGGCGCCACCGCCATCCGTCGTTTCCTGCGCCCGGTCTGCTATCAGGACCTGCCCGACGCACTGCTGCCCGACAGCATCAAGCGCGGCAATCCTTTGGAATTGATGCGCATGGTTGATGGCGCCATGAAGACCGCTTGA
- a CDS encoding hybrid sensor histidine kinase/response regulator gives MILTPAKSPAARIKCLLVDDVPENLIALEALLDSGRVEVLKAQSGPQALELLLHHGDVALALLDVQMPDMNGFELAELIRGSERTRHIPLIFITAGSREQNWQFRGYETGAVDFLYKPIDPYMLCTKANVFFELHERKRALARQLEEQTEALRVNEMFMAVLSHDLRSPLQAIVMGSALLQRQIDPARVVNIAQRMQQSSERMSRMIEDLLDVTRIRQTGGLTLVPAQVSMESLVRRTVDEVQAGFPGRQIECECRVDPIGSWDGERLCQVLANLVGNALHHGSHAAPVQVVVDGTALDQVVVTVSNEGAIPPELLPDLFNPFRGGERRPEGHQGLGLGLFIAQQIVLTHGGRIIAESAGGVTCFRVELPRHVQPGVRPA, from the coding sequence ATGATCCTGACACCTGCCAAATCCCCAGCTGCCCGTATCAAGTGCCTGTTGGTTGACGACGTTCCAGAGAACCTGATTGCGCTGGAGGCGCTTCTGGACAGCGGCCGCGTAGAGGTGCTGAAGGCACAGTCCGGCCCGCAGGCGCTGGAATTGCTGTTGCATCATGGCGATGTGGCGCTGGCATTGCTGGATGTGCAGATGCCCGACATGAACGGCTTCGAACTGGCCGAACTGATCCGGGGCAGCGAACGCACCCGCCATATTCCGCTGATATTCATTACCGCTGGATCGCGCGAACAAAACTGGCAGTTCCGGGGTTATGAAACCGGGGCAGTGGATTTTCTGTACAAACCCATTGACCCATACATGTTGTGCACCAAGGCAAACGTATTTTTCGAGCTGCACGAGCGCAAGCGCGCGCTGGCGCGGCAACTGGAAGAACAGACCGAGGCGTTGCGGGTGAACGAGATGTTCATGGCGGTGTTAAGCCATGACTTGCGTTCGCCGCTACAGGCCATTGTTATGGGCTCGGCCCTGTTGCAACGCCAGATTGACCCTGCGCGCGTCGTCAACATTGCCCAGCGCATGCAGCAGAGCAGCGAGCGCATGAGCCGCATGATTGAAGATTTGCTTGATGTGACACGCATCCGCCAGACGGGCGGACTGACCCTGGTGCCGGCCCAAGTCAGCATGGAATCGTTGGTGCGGCGCACAGTGGATGAAGTGCAGGCGGGTTTCCCGGGCCGCCAGATCGAATGTGAATGCCGAGTCGATCCGATTGGCTCCTGGGATGGTGAGCGCCTATGCCAGGTGCTTGCGAATTTGGTAGGGAATGCGTTGCACCATGGCAGTCACGCTGCTCCGGTGCAGGTGGTGGTGGATGGCACGGCGCTGGATCAGGTCGTCGTGACGGTCAGCAATGAAGGCGCCATTCCCCCAGAATTGCTGCCGGATCTGTTCAACCCGTTTCGTGGCGGCGAGCGTCGGCCCGAAGGTCATCAGGGGCTGGGGCTGGGACTGTTCATCGCGCAGCAGATTGTGCTGACGCATGGCGGCCGTATCATCGCGGAGTCCGCCGGCGGAGTCACGTGCTTTCGTGTGGAACTGCCGCGGCATGTGCAGCCGGGCGTACGCCCTGCGTAG
- a CDS encoding chemotaxis protein CheB — protein sequence MSARVANSGAIASSAGPWEAIVIGGSAGAIDALNVLIPALPAGLQAAVIVLLHLPRDRRSLLADIFRDRCALPVLEAEDQQQIQPGHLYVAPPDYHLLVDKGPRLALSIDEPVHYSRPAIDVLFDSAAHCYGGKLLGVLLSGANEDGAEGLAAIHAAGGCTVVQSPATAAMPTMPQAALTKVPGHHVMTPDEIAAMFARLPVHRLL from the coding sequence ATGAGCGCGCGCGTGGCAAATTCTGGCGCGATTGCGTCTTCGGCTGGTCCGTGGGAAGCGATTGTCATTGGCGGTTCGGCGGGCGCCATCGATGCGCTGAATGTTTTGATACCCGCGCTGCCCGCGGGTTTGCAGGCTGCGGTGATCGTGCTGCTGCATCTGCCACGCGACCGCCGCAGTCTGCTGGCCGATATCTTTCGTGATCGTTGCGCGTTGCCCGTGCTAGAGGCCGAAGACCAGCAACAAATTCAGCCTGGACATCTGTATGTGGCGCCGCCTGACTACCACCTGCTGGTGGATAAGGGGCCGCGGCTGGCGCTGTCCATCGACGAACCCGTGCATTATTCACGACCGGCAATAGATGTGCTGTTTGACTCCGCCGCCCATTGTTATGGCGGAAAGCTGTTGGGTGTGTTGCTGTCCGGGGCGAACGAGGATGGTGCAGAAGGGTTGGCGGCGATCCACGCTGCTGGTGGCTGCACCGTGGTGCAGTCGCCTGCCACCGCCGCCATGCCGACCATGCCGCAAGCCGCTTTGACCAAGGTTCCTGGCCACCATGTGATGACACCCGATGAGATCGCGGCAATGTTTGCGCGTCTGCCCGTGCATCGGCTCTTGTAA
- a CDS encoding CheR family methyltransferase: protein MPQTVKTRIADIEQRLLLDAIYHRYHYDFREYAQASLKRRLQSALTEFGCKTLSQLQDRVLHEPAVFTGLLQFLTVQVSDMFRDPSYFLALRNEVVPILRTYPSIKIWVAGCSTGEEVYSLAIMLLEEGLLDRSLIYATDINPQALHMAEQGVFDLDRVAAFTENHARSGGRSSLSNYYTARYGRVVFDKSLREHMVFSDHSLATDSVFAEMHLISCRNVLIYFERDLQNRALSLFHDALVHRGFLGLGSRESLRFSAVADSFDDFVLADRVYRKKAGL from the coding sequence ATGCCCCAAACCGTGAAGACGCGCATTGCAGATATCGAGCAGCGGCTGCTGCTCGATGCCATCTACCATCGCTACCACTATGACTTCCGTGAGTATGCGCAGGCGTCGCTCAAGCGGCGCTTGCAAAGCGCACTGACCGAGTTTGGGTGCAAGACGCTGTCGCAATTGCAGGACCGTGTGCTGCATGAACCCGCGGTATTCACCGGCTTGCTTCAGTTTCTGACGGTGCAGGTCAGCGACATGTTCCGTGACCCCAGCTATTTTCTGGCGTTGCGCAACGAGGTCGTGCCCATTCTGCGCACCTATCCATCGATCAAGATCTGGGTGGCGGGATGCAGCACTGGCGAAGAGGTGTATTCGCTTGCCATCATGCTGCTTGAAGAAGGCCTGCTTGACCGGTCGCTGATCTATGCCACGGACATCAATCCGCAGGCATTGCACATGGCGGAGCAGGGCGTCTTTGACTTGGATCGCGTTGCTGCATTTACCGAGAATCACGCCCGGTCTGGCGGGCGCAGCTCGCTGTCGAACTACTACACCGCCCGCTATGGACGAGTGGTGTTCGACAAAAGCCTGCGCGAGCACATGGTTTTTTCCGATCACAGTCTGGCGACAGACAGCGTGTTCGCAGAGATGCACCTGATTTCCTGCCGCAACGTGCTGATCTATTTTGAGCGTGATTTGCAGAACCGGGCTTTGAGCTTGTTCCATGACGCATTGGTCCATCGCGGCTTTTTAGGGCTGGGTTCCAGGGAGTCGCTGCGATTCTCGGCGGTGGCCGATAGTTTCGACGACTTTGTGCTGGCAGACCGCGTCTATCGCAAGAAGGCGGGGTTATGA